A DNA window from Mobula hypostoma chromosome 3, sMobHyp1.1, whole genome shotgun sequence contains the following coding sequences:
- the LOC134343914 gene encoding uncharacterized HIT-like protein Synpcc7942_1390 — protein sequence MNRVAALGWPRVFAVRGILGLTATLLAPRLSACVEKGYCSSNVDNSEVLKAKLADEARKKYGNQPPTLFSKIIDRSISADIIYEDDQCLSFRDINPQGPVHFLVIPKVPIPRISATADDDKELLGHLLIVAKNLAKKEGLTDGYRVVINDGKNGAQSVYHLHIHVIGGRQMGWPPG from the exons ATGAACCGGGTTGCTGCACTGGGGTGGCCCAGGGTGTTCGCTGTCCGCGGCATTCTTGGTCTGACTGCGACTTTGCTTGCGCCCAGACTCAGCGCCTGTGTGGAG AAAGGCTACTGTTCATCAAACGTTGATAATAGTGAAGTGCTCAAAGCAAAGTTGGCTGATGAAGCAAGGAAGAAATATGGAAACCAACCGCCTACGTTATTCTCAAAAATTATTGATAGATCAATTTCTGCTGACATTATTTACGAAGATGATCAG TGCCTGTCTTTCAGAGACATAAATCCTCAGGGTCCAGTTCACTTTCTCGTGATACCCAAAGTGCCGATACCACGAATTAGTGCCACGGCAGATGATGACAAGGAG CTGCTGGGACATTTGTTGATAGTGGCTAAAAATCTTGCGAAGAAAGAAGGGCTCACAGATGGCTACAGAGTGG TGATTAACGATGGGAAGAATGGAGCACAGTCTGTGTACCATTTACACATCCATGTGATTGGAGGTCGTCAGATGGGCTGGCCTCCTGGTTAG